From a single Bremerella alba genomic region:
- a CDS encoding argininosuccinate synthase, translated as MPSCVLAYSGGLDTSVILGWLQDEGYDVHAVYVDLGQPCEDREAILQKAKDGGAVSSRIVDGREEMCRDFAFPVLQWQAKYESIYLLGTSIARPLISKLCLQVAKEVGADAYAHGATGKGNDQCRFQLAAEALDPTVQVIAPWRIEKFRKAFPGRTELIAYCNEKNIPVKASTAKPYSSDENCLHISYEAGELEDLTVNGVELVDFGMTVSPQEAPDKPESVTIKVEKGVPTHVNGKKCTALEVVTELNEIGGRNGIGRIDMVENRFVGMKSRGVYEAPGMTILYDALLNVEQLTLDRDLIHLRDQLKPIVAEDVYNGFWYNAKLDALLAFNENAMQKCTGEVTLQLYKGNIIVTSRSSEFSLYDEGIATMEGGGSYNQDDAEGFLRIQGLPSRVQGRVTPRAY; from the coding sequence ATGCCTAGCTGTGTTCTTGCTTATTCTGGGGGTCTCGATACTTCGGTCATTTTGGGGTGGCTGCAAGACGAAGGGTACGATGTGCACGCGGTGTACGTCGATTTGGGGCAACCCTGCGAGGACCGCGAGGCTATCCTGCAGAAGGCCAAGGACGGCGGGGCCGTCTCTTCCCGCATTGTCGACGGCCGCGAAGAGATGTGCCGCGACTTTGCTTTCCCCGTCCTGCAGTGGCAAGCCAAGTACGAATCGATCTACCTGCTGGGCACCTCGATCGCTCGCCCGCTGATCTCGAAGCTGTGTCTGCAGGTCGCCAAAGAAGTTGGGGCCGACGCCTACGCGCACGGGGCCACCGGTAAAGGCAACGACCAGTGCCGCTTCCAGTTGGCCGCCGAAGCGCTCGACCCAACCGTTCAGGTGATCGCTCCGTGGCGGATCGAAAAGTTCCGTAAGGCCTTCCCAGGTCGAACCGAGCTGATCGCTTACTGCAACGAAAAGAACATCCCCGTCAAAGCCTCGACCGCCAAGCCATACAGCAGCGACGAGAACTGCCTGCACATCAGCTACGAAGCCGGCGAGCTGGAAGACCTGACCGTCAACGGCGTCGAGCTGGTCGACTTCGGCATGACCGTCAGCCCGCAAGAGGCCCCCGACAAGCCCGAGAGCGTGACCATCAAGGTCGAAAAGGGCGTGCCTACCCACGTCAACGGGAAGAAGTGCACGGCCCTGGAAGTGGTGACCGAGCTGAACGAAATCGGCGGTCGTAACGGCATTGGCCGCATCGACATGGTCGAAAACCGCTTCGTCGGCATGAAGAGCCGCGGCGTGTACGAAGCCCCCGGCATGACCATCCTGTACGATGCCCTGCTGAACGTCGAACAGCTGACCTTGGACCGTGACCTGATTCACCTACGCGACCAGCTGAAGCCTATCGTGGCCGAAGACGTTTACAACGGCTTCTGGTACAACGCCAAGCTCGATGCCTTGCTGGCCTTCAACGAGAACGCCATGCAGAAGTGCACCGGCGAAGTCACGCTGCAGCTCTACAAAGGCAACATCATCGTCACCAGCCGCAGCAGCGAGTTCAGCCTCTACGACGAAGGCATCGCCACCATGGAAGGCGGCGGCAGCTACAACCAAGACGACGCCGAAGGCTTCCTACGAATCCAAGGCCTACCGAGCCGCGTGCAAGGAAGAGTCACGCCACGGGCGTACTAA
- a CDS encoding YkvA family protein, translating to MSTEAYQRLHEYAQKASPEDVQKIREKLGSMNRGPIKKIWDDVKSLWQMVTDPSASWTSKAIAIGAVLYLVSPLDGIPDLLPLVGLTDDAAVIMAAVATLAFELKKYRDTKQSKTVDGKKSRAGAAAS from the coding sequence ATGAGTACTGAAGCCTACCAACGGCTGCATGAATATGCCCAAAAGGCGTCGCCGGAAGACGTTCAAAAGATTCGCGAGAAGCTCGGCAGCATGAATCGCGGGCCCATCAAAAAGATCTGGGACGACGTGAAGTCCCTGTGGCAGATGGTTACCGACCCCAGCGCCAGTTGGACGTCGAAAGCGATCGCGATCGGGGCCGTGCTGTACTTGGTCTCGCCGCTCGACGGCATACCGGACTTGCTTCCGCTGGTCGGTCTGACCGACGATGCGGCAGTGATTATGGCGGCCGTCGCCACGCTCGCTTTTGAACTCAAGAAGTACCGCGACACCAAACAGTCCAAGACAGTCGACGGGAAAAAGAGTCGCGCCGGGGCGGCTGCTTCATAA
- a CDS encoding amidohydrolase family protein, translated as MIIDCHTHLNNYHEDRVRSITDCLDNLQEEMSANSVDYALVLSSYKITPHRPATKDVVEATRDLDNVAVVAGISYLHYKERDLREIADFLANGLVKGLKLYPGYEPFYPHDRRLQVIYDLAIEFDVPVMIHSGDTYSPTGRVRYSHPLHIDDVAVDFPDLKLVICHVGNPWIRDCMEVVYKNENAHADISGLVLGDFEDRFEQFMLQEIREMILYAGEPKYLLYGTDWPICGMKSYLKFIRGLGLPEKSLELILWQNAARLFKLQVQDGKVVN; from the coding sequence ATGATCATCGATTGCCATACGCATCTGAATAACTATCACGAGGATCGCGTTCGCTCGATCACCGATTGCCTGGACAATCTTCAGGAAGAGATGTCGGCCAATAGTGTCGACTACGCGTTGGTTCTCAGTTCTTACAAAATCACGCCCCATCGGCCGGCCACCAAGGATGTCGTTGAAGCGACTCGCGACCTGGACAACGTGGCCGTCGTCGCCGGTATCAGCTATCTGCATTACAAGGAACGCGATCTTCGCGAGATCGCCGATTTCCTTGCCAACGGCCTGGTGAAAGGGCTGAAGCTCTATCCCGGGTACGAGCCCTTTTATCCGCACGATCGCCGTCTGCAGGTCATCTACGATCTGGCGATTGAGTTCGACGTGCCGGTGATGATCCATAGCGGCGACACGTACAGCCCGACCGGCCGCGTGCGTTATTCGCACCCGCTGCATATCGACGACGTGGCGGTCGATTTTCCCGACTTGAAGTTAGTGATCTGTCACGTAGGCAATCCGTGGATTCGCGATTGCATGGAAGTCGTTTACAAAAACGAAAACGCCCACGCCGACATCAGCGGGCTAGTGCTGGGCGACTTCGAGGACCGCTTCGAACAGTTCATGCTGCAAGAGATCCGTGAAATGATCCTCTACGCAGGCGAACCGAAGTACCTGCTTTATGGCACCGACTGGCCCATCTGCGGCATGAAGAGCTACCTGAAATTCATCCGCGGACTGGGGCTACCCGAAAAGAGCTTAGAGTTAATCCTCTGGCAAAACGCAGCCCGACTCTTCAAGCTGCAGGTGCAGGACGGTAAGGTCGTAAACTGA
- a CDS encoding phytanoyl-CoA dioxygenase family protein has translation MSGLNKSLEEAGYAMLPGVFSPGQMQTLGTRLIAELEAHPGPTVLKSRGRVYGSRNLLAAAPWLVDVARTPLLLENLQSVLGDEVGLVRGLFFDKPPDRTWSLPWHRDRTIAVQDNTIPSRHFDNPTRKAGIAHLEASETLLASMLTLRIHLDAMTFENGPLSVIPGSHLLDVAKEHPAVVLSAQPGDVLAMRPLLSHASSMSKEGTTAHRRIVHLEFAAARSLPDGVQWHDYLSLVDR, from the coding sequence ATGTCAGGCCTTAACAAATCTCTTGAGGAAGCTGGCTACGCGATGCTGCCGGGCGTTTTCTCCCCGGGACAAATGCAGACGCTCGGCACGCGACTGATCGCTGAACTCGAAGCCCACCCCGGCCCGACGGTGCTTAAGAGCCGCGGGCGTGTCTATGGTTCTCGCAATCTGCTGGCGGCAGCCCCTTGGCTGGTCGACGTGGCCCGTACGCCACTGCTTTTGGAAAATTTGCAGAGCGTGCTAGGCGACGAGGTCGGTCTGGTGCGGGGGCTGTTCTTCGACAAGCCGCCGGATCGCACTTGGTCGCTGCCCTGGCATCGCGACCGTACGATTGCGGTGCAAGACAACACAATCCCCAGCCGCCACTTCGATAACCCCACGCGGAAAGCAGGCATCGCCCATCTCGAGGCCTCGGAAACGCTGCTGGCCAGCATGCTCACGCTGCGCATTCATCTCGACGCAATGACCTTTGAAAACGGCCCGTTGTCGGTCATCCCAGGCTCGCACCTTTTGGATGTCGCGAAGGAACATCCGGCCGTCGTCCTCAGCGCCCAACCCGGCGATGTGCTGGCCATGCGGCCGCTGCTTTCCCATGCCAGCAGTATGTCGAAAGAAGGAACCACAGCGCATCGCCGAATCGTGCATTTAGAATTCGCCGCAGCGCGATCCCTGCCCGATGGCGTGCAGTGGCACGATTATCTTTCGCTGGTAGATCGCTAG
- a CDS encoding RDD family protein: MSQLQENPFSSPTFDAQAMPEVKPGTPTPARKMLRFANFFIDSIILNIMTFGVGIVIGVMLVSSGHEIDAQGNFVDLPLWVNLAINFVHIPITLVYYIMLEATLGRTLGKLITGTRVVNAEGGEATMGQVVGRSFARFIPFEVFSFLGQTGRGWHDSLSKTYVVKT, encoded by the coding sequence ATGAGTCAACTGCAAGAGAATCCGTTTTCGTCGCCGACCTTCGATGCTCAGGCTATGCCCGAGGTAAAGCCAGGAACGCCGACCCCAGCTCGCAAAATGCTGCGATTTGCTAATTTCTTTATCGACAGCATCATCCTGAATATTATGACCTTCGGGGTAGGGATCGTGATTGGTGTCATGCTGGTTTCGTCCGGCCACGAAATCGACGCCCAGGGAAATTTTGTGGACCTTCCCCTCTGGGTCAATCTCGCGATCAACTTCGTGCATATTCCGATCACGCTCGTTTATTACATTATGCTTGAGGCCACCCTGGGCCGGACGTTGGGTAAGCTGATTACCGGTACACGAGTGGTCAACGCCGAAGGTGGTGAAGCGACGATGGGTCAGGTCGTGGGCCGATCGTTTGCCCGGTTTATTCCATTCGAGGTCTTCTCGTTCCTCGGTCAAACGGGGCGAGGCTGGCACGATTCGCTCAGCAAAACCTACGTGGTGAAGACCTAG
- a CDS encoding low molecular weight protein tyrosine phosphatase family protein gives MPPTNVLFICSKNLWRSPTAERVYCNDPRLAVRSRGLSPKAARRISPSDLHWADMIFVMEYEHLDKLRSLYRSDLNQRPVHVLEIPDKYQFMDPKLIELIHERVESFLSECSVE, from the coding sequence ATGCCCCCGACGAATGTCTTGTTTATTTGCTCGAAGAACCTTTGGCGAAGCCCAACGGCAGAGCGGGTCTATTGCAACGATCCGCGACTCGCGGTTCGCTCGCGCGGCCTTAGCCCCAAGGCCGCGCGACGGATCTCGCCGAGCGATCTACACTGGGCCGACATGATCTTCGTCATGGAATACGAACACCTGGACAAGCTGCGTTCTCTCTACCGCAGCGACTTAAACCAGCGACCGGTGCATGTTTTGGAAATACCTGACAAGTATCAATTCATGGACCCCAAACTAATCGAACTGATTCACGAGCGCGTCGAATCCTTCCTGAGCGAGTGCTCGGTGGAGTAA
- a CDS encoding YHYH protein, translating into MTRKYHLVIIMLLATILGAGPMLAQLAPRMRQHLVNQARALRLIPANSQPPGDNQVSIEVVGDQRIIRANGIPDHQTGSFPNRGNPNGITQQQYVFKLPANPKPADRITPLPMQDFGIGVNGVPFDPGAAEWYQGNPRGGWQYEALSGAVPLGMDANHAHVQPTGAYHYHGLPSDLLKSLNVQRGKHSPIIGWAADGFPIYALYGFQDANNPESEIVELETSYRLKEGKRPSADNQPGGKYDGTFIQDYEFVEGLGDLDECNGRFAVTPDYPDGTYAYYLTNHWPVIPRNFRGTPSEDFRRGPRNRPPGGRPPGGPGRPGFGPPPRR; encoded by the coding sequence ATGACGCGCAAATATCACCTGGTCATCATCATGCTCCTGGCAACCATCCTCGGGGCCGGGCCCATGCTCGCGCAACTGGCGCCTCGCATGCGTCAGCACCTGGTGAATCAAGCGAGAGCATTACGGCTGATTCCAGCCAACAGTCAGCCCCCGGGTGACAATCAAGTTTCGATCGAAGTGGTCGGCGATCAACGTATCATTCGGGCCAATGGCATCCCGGACCACCAGACCGGTTCGTTTCCGAATCGGGGCAATCCCAACGGAATCACGCAGCAACAATACGTTTTTAAATTGCCGGCCAACCCGAAGCCTGCCGACCGCATCACACCACTGCCGATGCAAGACTTTGGTATCGGGGTCAACGGAGTTCCTTTCGATCCGGGTGCAGCCGAATGGTACCAGGGCAACCCACGTGGTGGCTGGCAATACGAAGCCCTTTCAGGAGCTGTTCCGCTGGGAATGGATGCCAACCATGCCCATGTGCAGCCGACCGGTGCTTATCACTACCACGGCCTACCCAGCGATTTGCTGAAAAGCTTGAACGTGCAGCGCGGCAAGCACTCGCCGATTATTGGCTGGGCAGCCGATGGTTTCCCGATTTATGCGTTGTATGGCTTTCAGGATGCGAACAATCCGGAAAGTGAAATTGTCGAACTGGAAACGTCCTACCGCTTGAAGGAAGGAAAACGCCCCAGCGCCGACAACCAGCCAGGCGGTAAATACGACGGCACCTTCATTCAGGACTACGAATTCGTCGAAGGCCTGGGTGATCTGGACGAATGCAACGGCCGCTTTGCCGTCACGCCGGACTATCCAGATGGGACGTATGCCTATTACCTGACCAACCATTGGCCGGTGATTCCGCGTAACTTCCGCGGCACCCCTTCGGAAGACTTCCGTCGCGGCCCACGGAACCGGCCTCCTGGCGGCCGACCACCCGGCGGCCCTGGTCGACCCGGCTTCGGCCCTCCACCCCGGCGATAG
- a CDS encoding alpha/beta hydrolase gives MLSSRCELATLVAVAMLLTTSMLHAEDGQKVIKDIEFAQVDGHSLKLDLYLPQEKNAPMVVWIHGGGWHAGSKDGCRVEWLTKHGIAVASISYRLTDKATFPAQIHDCKGAIRWLRANADKYGYSADKFGVAGSSAGGHLAALVGTSGDVKALEGDVGGNLDQSSRVSAVVDYYGATDFILRSKTQPHRANKKGSVVYKLLGGGADQKVDLARQASAAFHVTEDDPPFLVIHGDKDNTVLLDQSERIQKVYGEAGLPLELIVIEGGKHGGSEFYKGPRRKRVIEFLTQHLQDSDG, from the coding sequence ATGCTGTCTTCCCGCTGCGAGTTGGCGACTTTGGTTGCCGTTGCGATGTTACTAACCACTTCCATGCTACATGCTGAAGATGGCCAGAAGGTCATCAAGGATATTGAGTTCGCCCAAGTCGATGGTCATAGCTTGAAGCTTGATCTTTATTTGCCGCAAGAAAAAAACGCCCCCATGGTGGTGTGGATTCATGGTGGCGGTTGGCATGCCGGTAGTAAAGATGGTTGCCGAGTTGAGTGGCTTACCAAGCATGGCATCGCGGTGGCGAGCATCTCGTATCGCTTGACCGACAAGGCCACGTTTCCGGCTCAGATTCACGACTGCAAAGGGGCTATCCGCTGGCTTCGAGCCAACGCCGATAAGTATGGCTACTCGGCTGACAAGTTCGGCGTTGCTGGCTCGAGCGCCGGTGGTCACTTGGCCGCGCTCGTGGGAACCTCTGGCGATGTGAAGGCGCTTGAGGGTGACGTGGGCGGCAACCTCGATCAGTCCTCACGCGTTAGCGCCGTGGTCGATTACTATGGGGCGACCGACTTTATCCTTCGCTCGAAAACGCAGCCGCATCGCGCGAACAAGAAGGGCTCGGTCGTCTATAAACTGCTCGGAGGCGGGGCCGATCAAAAGGTCGACCTGGCCCGGCAAGCATCGGCCGCGTTTCACGTGACCGAAGACGACCCGCCGTTTTTGGTCATTCACGGCGACAAAGATAATACGGTTCTGCTCGATCAATCCGAGCGAATTCAAAAGGTTTACGGCGAGGCCGGCTTACCTCTAGAGTTGATCGTGATCGAAGGAGGCAAGCACGGCGGTTCCGAGTTTTACAAGGGCCCGCGTCGCAAACGCGTCATCGAGTTCTTGACGCAGCACCTGCAAGACTCGGACGGTTAG
- a CDS encoding alpha/beta hydrolase: MIRPPLLLALLFLAIPTLLHGEDSAPSNLETDILYLQGADLDDYAKKQCRLDVHTPEEKGFATVVWFHGGGLENGDKKIPEYLLDNGYAVVSANYRHSPHVSAPVYLEDAAAAVAWTFANIQKYGGDPNKIFISGHSAGGYLTSMLVLDDRWLKPHGLAPNDLAGAIPHSGQTLTHFTIRKERGIGRETGVSDDLAPLYHVHNDTPPLLLTTGDRDLEFPFRYEENALLFKMLKSAKHPNVELYELQGFTHGNMVVPGVLLMTKFINKHAKDD, from the coding sequence ATGATTCGCCCACCCCTGCTTCTCGCTCTCTTGTTTCTGGCCATCCCGACGCTGCTGCATGGCGAAGACTCGGCACCCTCGAATCTGGAAACCGACATCCTCTATCTTCAGGGAGCCGACCTCGACGACTACGCGAAAAAGCAGTGCCGTCTCGATGTTCACACGCCTGAGGAAAAAGGCTTTGCCACCGTCGTTTGGTTTCATGGTGGCGGACTAGAAAACGGCGACAAGAAGATCCCAGAATATCTTCTCGATAACGGCTATGCGGTGGTCTCGGCCAACTATCGCCATAGCCCCCACGTCAGTGCACCGGTCTATCTGGAAGATGCAGCCGCTGCCGTCGCGTGGACTTTTGCAAACATCCAAAAGTACGGCGGCGATCCGAACAAAATCTTTATCAGTGGTCACTCGGCCGGTGGCTACCTGACCAGCATGCTTGTGCTTGACGACCGTTGGCTCAAGCCGCATGGGCTCGCCCCGAATGATCTGGCCGGAGCCATCCCCCACAGCGGACAAACGCTGACTCACTTCACCATCCGCAAAGAGCGAGGCATCGGCCGCGAGACGGGCGTCTCCGACGATCTGGCCCCGCTGTACCACGTTCACAACGACACCCCGCCGCTATTGCTCACCACCGGCGACCGCGACCTGGAGTTTCCTTTTCGCTACGAAGAAAACGCCCTGCTCTTCAAAATGCTCAAGTCGGCCAAGCACCCCAATGTCGAACTGTATGAACTGCAAGGCTTCACCCACGGCAACATGGTTGTGCCTGGGGTGTTGTTGATGACGAAGTTTATCAATAAACACGCGAAGGACGACTAA
- the ypfJ gene encoding KPN_02809 family neutral zinc metallopeptidase, translated as MRWRGRRGSDNVEDRRSSKGPAMAGGGSIVGILFIMLLVWLLGGDPMAILRGLAVQQPGGGGGAPAQVNPADDQRAQFVSVVLADTEDVWGQQFQQIGKQYRDPKLVLFRETVQSACGFQQAATGPFYCPLDQKVYIDLSFFDEMDNNLGAEGDFAQAYVIAHEVGHHVQNLLGVSEEIHRKRTQVGKEEANELSVRQELQADFYAGVWAHHAQQNWNILEEGDIEEAMNAATAIGDDRLQMQSRGYVVPESFTHGSSKQRAKWFYKGLKTGDMDQGDTYSIPYSQL; from the coding sequence ATGCGATGGCGAGGACGGCGCGGCAGCGACAATGTTGAGGATCGACGGTCCTCGAAAGGTCCCGCGATGGCCGGCGGCGGAAGCATTGTGGGTATCTTGTTTATCATGCTGCTGGTGTGGCTGTTGGGTGGCGACCCGATGGCCATTCTTCGCGGGCTGGCCGTTCAGCAGCCGGGCGGCGGAGGAGGTGCTCCGGCACAGGTCAATCCGGCCGACGATCAGCGAGCCCAGTTCGTTTCTGTCGTGCTGGCCGATACCGAAGACGTGTGGGGCCAGCAGTTTCAACAAATCGGCAAACAATACCGCGACCCCAAGCTTGTCCTGTTCCGCGAGACCGTCCAGTCGGCGTGCGGGTTTCAACAAGCGGCGACTGGGCCCTTCTATTGCCCCTTAGACCAGAAGGTGTACATCGACCTCAGCTTCTTCGACGAGATGGACAACAACCTGGGCGCCGAAGGGGACTTCGCCCAGGCCTATGTGATCGCTCACGAAGTCGGACATCACGTGCAAAACCTGTTAGGCGTGAGCGAAGAAATCCATCGCAAACGCACCCAGGTTGGCAAAGAGGAAGCCAACGAGCTTTCCGTCCGGCAAGAACTTCAAGCCGACTTTTACGCCGGTGTCTGGGCCCATCATGCTCAGCAAAACTGGAACATCCTTGAAGAAGGGGATATCGAAGAAGCCATGAACGCGGCGACCGCCATTGGCGACGACCGCCTGCAAATGCAATCACGCGGGTACGTCGTGCCCGAGTCCTTCACCCATGGCAGTTCCAAGCAGCGGGCCAAGTGGTTTTACAAAGGCCTGAAAACGGGCGACATGGATCAGGGAGACACCTACAGCATTCCCTACAGCCAGCTTTAG
- a CDS encoding CHAP domain-containing protein: protein MPAWTVNNAWTATAIQSYRNYAKTNGPKRAGKLRSTCEDLSIRMVVDFAEQNGLPVFFGNNANSQGLDPAKYSSKSAYLDAVLPSTGASDLLTYNTVAMVKGAQKGNSVASLRLAKPGDLIILYPGGGHVQVVTSVSPGVVDVVQGNFRPPKQQCGTVERIWYGENQNDPASRCYIGEIVAKKSYVRSGTPIKWIYAGGSDIFAKEQGRLCLWDFNNWNNFVPNFNPAKATAP from the coding sequence ATGCCGGCCTGGACAGTCAATAACGCGTGGACTGCAACCGCGATTCAGTCCTACCGAAACTACGCCAAAACCAACGGCCCCAAGCGGGCAGGCAAATTGCGTTCGACCTGCGAGGACCTTTCGATCCGTATGGTGGTCGACTTCGCCGAGCAAAACGGGCTGCCGGTGTTCTTCGGAAACAATGCCAACTCGCAGGGACTTGATCCTGCGAAGTACAGTTCCAAATCCGCATACCTGGATGCGGTGCTTCCTTCGACCGGGGCGAGCGACCTGCTGACCTACAATACGGTTGCGATGGTAAAAGGAGCCCAAAAGGGAAACTCCGTCGCCAGTTTAAGATTGGCCAAGCCAGGCGACCTGATCATCCTGTACCCAGGGGGAGGACACGTCCAGGTTGTGACCTCTGTTAGCCCCGGCGTCGTGGATGTGGTGCAGGGTAATTTTCGTCCACCCAAGCAGCAGTGCGGCACCGTAGAACGTATCTGGTATGGCGAAAACCAAAACGATCCGGCATCGCGATGCTATATCGGCGAGATCGTCGCAAAAAAGTCATACGTCCGATCAGGCACCCCTATCAAGTGGATCTACGCAGGGGGTAGCGACATATTCGCTAAAGAACAAGGACGTCTGTGCCTGTGGGACTTCAATAACTGGAACAACTTTGTACCCAACTTCAACCCTGCGAAGGCCACCGCACCGTAA